One part of the Malus sylvestris chromosome 2, drMalSylv7.2, whole genome shotgun sequence genome encodes these proteins:
- the LOC126599724 gene encoding beta-D-glucosyl crocetin beta-1,6-glucosyltransferase-like translates to MSVVMLPWLAHGHISPFFELAKKLSDRNFHIFFCSTPVILNSVKPKLPERYSHCIEFVELHLPHDVFPELAPHYHTTNGLPPHLMPTLKKALQMASPYFSNILKTLNPDFLIYDFVVPWALSLGLDQNIPTIQFFIFSAVSVSFLFHRLFKGPSVRFPFPAIYLRDYEISKFNSMMPPASSNDNRKDDGVPPLQFLITIGHSCDLILLKTFREIEGKYVDYLYELMDSKVVRLGPLLHDPTKDQEDKDEETDHVIKWLNQRETSSVVYISFGSEYFLSKEEIEEIAHGLDLSKVSFIWVVRFPKEEKVTRAKEVLPKGFVERVGERGMIVEGWAPQTKILQNSSVGGFLSHCGWSSVLESMKFGVPIIAMPMDLDQPYNARLVEELGVGVEVKKTGRGGGLQREEVAKVIKDVMENNTG, encoded by the exons ATGAGTGTTGTTATGCTTCCATGGTTAGCTCACGGCCACATCTCTCCCTTCTTCGAGCTAGCCAAGAAGCTCAGCGATAGAAATTTTCATATCTTTTTTTGTTCGACGCCTGTAATTCTCAACTCCGTCAAGCCAAAACTTCCTGAAAGATACAGTCATTGCATTGAATTTGTTGAACTACATCTTCCACACGATGTATTTCCAGAACTGGCACCTCACTACCACACCACCAATGGCCTCCCACCCCACCTCATGCCCACCCTAAAAAAGGCTTTGCAAATGGCAAGCCCTTACTTTTCCAACATcctaaaaaccctaaaccctgatTTTCTCATATATGATTTTGTTGTCCCATGGGCACTGTCTCTTGGTTTGGATCAAAATATTCCCACCATCCAATTTTTCATCTTCAGCGCTGTTTCGGTATCATTTCTTTTCCATCGTCTTTTCAAGGGCCCTAGTGTCCGGTTTCCGTTTCCCGCAATCTAtcttcgtgattacgagattaGTAAGTTCAATAGTATGATGCCGCCAGCTTCATCAAATGACAATAGAAAGGATGACGGAGTCCCTCCACTGCAATTCCTTATTACCATTGGTCACTCTTGTGACCTCATTTTGTTAAAGACATTCAGGGAGATTGAAGGAAAATATGTTGATTACCTCTATGAGTTAATGGACAGCAAGGTTGTGCGTCTTGGTCCACTACTCCACGACCCTACTAAGGATCAAGAAGACAAAGATGAAGAAACAGATCACGTCATCAAATGGCTGAACCAACGGGAAACATCTTCGGTTGTGTATATTTCCTTTGGGAGTGAGTACTTTTTATCCAAGGAGGAAATAGAAGAGATAGCTCATGGTTTAGATCTTAGCAAAGTGAGTTTCATTTGGGTTGTTAGGTTTCCTAAGGAAGAGAAAGTTACTAGGGCTAAAGAGGTATTGCCAAAAGGTTTTGTAGAGAGGGTGGGAGAGAGGGGAATGATAGTGGAGGGTTGGG CACCACAGACAAAGATATTGCAGAATTCTAGCGTCGGTGGATTTCTGAGCCATTGTGGATGGAGCTCTGTGCTGGAGAGCATGAAGTTTGGTGTTCCAATTATAGCCATGCCTATGGATCTTGACCAGCCATATAACGCCAGACTAGTAGAGGAGTTGGGTGTTGGTGTGGAGGTCAAGAAAacaggaagaggaggaggtttGCAACGAGAAGAGGTAGCAAAGGTGATCAAAGATGTGATGGAAAACAATACTGGGTAG
- the LOC126599693 gene encoding protein GLUTELIN PRECURSOR ACCUMULATION 3-like: MLFGGQSQATVIGTAKQDKMHYWVRASSSDFGGTLPQPRSGHTAVIVGRSKVVVFGGLVEKKFLSDIVVYDIDNKLWYQPECTGGSDGQVGPGPRAFHVAVVIDCHMFIFGGRSGGKRLGDFWVLDTDIWQWTELTSFGDLPSARDFAAASAIGNRKIVMYGGWDGKKWLSDVYLLDTISLEWMELSVTGSLPPPRCGHTATMVEKRLLVYGGRGGGGPIMGDLWALKGLIEEENETPGWTQLKLPGQAPSARCGHTMTSGGHYLLLFGGHGTGGWLSRYDIYHNDCIILDRVSAQWKRLPTGNEPPPARAYHSLTCMGSRYLLFGGFDGKSTFGDLWWLVPEEDSLAKRLLAASPNIQNKDVETGNESVNIKENQMEESAVSELQKRLGISVSLLGNGVPVVDEVEDKEFIQLASNLVGERVASNEHVSDVEALRDHWRKSTPRLIPLKELGPLLRDYQRLITRRLQKNSGSDMQFLESSFPGKVAYGFYHIRNVNQLRLDDIPKLLAEYKQLFPN; the protein is encoded by the exons ATGCTATTTGGTGGGCAATCGCAAGCGACGGTGATTGGCACAGCGAAACAAGATAAAATGCATTACTGGGTTCGAGCTTCTTCCTCTGATTTTGGTGGAACTCTACCCCAACCTCGCAG TGGTCACACGGCGGTCATTGTGGGTAGATCAAAGGTGGTTGTGTTTGGAGGCCTTGTAGAGAAGAAGTTTCTCAGCGATATCGTCGTCTATGACATTG ACAACAAATTATGGTATCAGCCAGAGTGCACTGGTGGCTCCGATGGACAAGTTGGTCCAGGCCCACGAGCATTTCACGTTGCTGTTGTGATTGATTGTCATATGTTCATCTTTGGTGGGCGTTCTGGAGGCAAGAG GTTAGGTGACTTTTGGGTCCTAGATACTG ATATATGGCAATGGACAGAGTTGACAAGTTTTGGTGATTTACCTTCTGCACGAGATTTTGCTGCAGCTTCAGCTATTGGAAATCGGAAAATTGTTAT GTATGGTGGCTGGGATGGTAAAAAGTGGTTGTCAGATGTGTATCTCTTGGACACAA TATCACTAGAGTGGATGGAGCTGTCAGTTACTGGGTCTTTGCCTCCACCCAGATGTGGCCATACAGCTACCATGGTTGAGAAGCGGTTGCTTGTATATGGTGGCAGAG GAGGTGGAGGTCCAATAATGGGTGATTTATGGGCTTTGAAGGGTCTAATCGAAGAAG AGAATGAAACACCTGGGTGGACCCAATTGAAGCTTCCAGGACAAGCTCCTTCTGCTCGTTGTGGCCATACTATGACATCTGGAGGGCACTAT CTGTTGCTCTTTGGCGGCCATGGAACTGGTGGCTGGTTGAGTCGTTATGACATTTATCACAATGACTGCATTATTCTAGACAGGG TGTCTGCACAATGGAAGCGCTTGCCTACTGGCAATGAACCTCCTCCTGCTCGAGCATACCATTCGCTAACATGTATGGGTTCACGCTATCTGTTATTTGGTGGCTTTGATGGAAAATCAACATTTGGTGATCTGTGGTGGTTGGTTCCTGAAG AGGACTCCCTTGCAAAGAGATTACTTGCAGCTTCACCAAATATCCAAAATAAGGATGTGGAGACAGGAAATGAAAGTGTCAATATCAAG GAAAACCAAATGGAAGAATCTGCTGTCTCTGAGTTACAAAAAAGATTAGGAATATCTGTTTCTCTCCTTGGGAATGGGGTTCCAGTTGTGGACGAGGTGGAAGACAAAGAGTTCATTCAACTGGCTTCGAATTTGGTTGGTGAAAGAGTAGCTAGTAACGAACACGTTTCAGATGTTGAG GCACTTCGTGACCATTGGAGGAAATCTACACCAAGGCTTATCCCACTTAAGGAGCTTGGCCCCTTGCTTCGGGACTACCAACGCCTAATTACTCGTCGTCTTCA GAAAAATAGTGGATCCGATATGCAGTTCCTCGAGTCTAGTTTTCCTGGAAAAGTGGCTTATGGTTTTTACCATATCAGAAATGTTAACCAG TTGCGTTtggatgacatcccaaagctgCTGGCGGAGTACAAACAACTATTTCCAAATTAA
- the LOC126599704 gene encoding beta-D-glucosyl crocetin beta-1,6-glucosyltransferase-like, translating to MVYSAQHRNISILMLPWLGHGHISPFLELAKKLTSLRDFHIFICSTPVNLSSIKPKLPQKYSHCIEFVELHLPHDELPELPPHYHTTNGLPPHLMPTLKKAFDMSSDNFSDILKTLKPDLLIYDFLQPWAPSLALSHNIPAVEFITTNAALMSLSVHQLKNPNAQFPYTSIYLRDYEAKKFSNLLESSANGIKDGERVLLSSDRSRNIILVKTSGEIESKYVDYLSELMEKKIVPVGSLVQDPMDQKVDEESSIIKWLNERERSSVVFVSFGSEYFLSKEEIQEIAHGLELSQVSFIWVIRFPKEERSTSVEEVLPKGFGERVGERGVIMEGWAPQEKILKHSSVGGFVSHCGWSSVLESIKFGVPIIAMPMQLDQPVNARLVEEVGVGVEVIRTGEGGSLQREEVAKVIRDVVVEKIGDCVRIRALELRDNMKMKEDEELDWVVEELMQLCTKTEGESVSTYF from the coding sequence atggTTTATTCTGCCCAGCACAGAAACATTAGCATTCTTATGCTTCCATGGTTAGGTCACGGCCATATTTCTCCCTTCCTAGAGCTAGCCAAGAAACTCACCAGTCTCAGAGACTTTCACATCTTTATTTGCTCCACACCTGTAAATCTCAGCTCTATCAAGCCAAAACTCCCTCAGAAATACTCTCACTGTATTGAGTTTGTGGAGCTCCATCTTCCACACGATGAGTTGCCTGAACTACCACCTCACTACCACACCACTAATGGCCTCCCACCCCATCTCATGCCCACTCTCAAAAAGGCCTTCGACATGTCCAGCGATAACTTCTCCGACATcctcaaaaccctaaaaccagATTTGCTTATATATGATTTTCTTCAGCCATGGGCACCCTCCCTAGCTTTGTCTCACAACATTCCGGCCGTCGAGTTCATCACCACCAATGCTGCCTTGATGTCACTTAGTGTTCACCAACTCAAGAACCCTAATGCTCAATTTCCTTATACTTCCATCTATCTTCGGGATTACGAAGCTAAGAAGTTCAGCAATCTGCTAGAATCTTCAGCAAATGGCATCAAGGACGGAGAGCGCGTACTGCTGTCAAGTGATCGTTCTCGTAACATCATTTTGGTGAAGACATCTGGAGAGATCGAATCAAAATATGTTGATTATCTCTCTGAGTTAATGGAGAAGAAGATTGTGCCCGTCGGCTCACTTGTTCAAGACCCAATGGATCAAAAGGTCGATGAGGAATCGTCGATCATCAAATGGCTAAATGAAAGGGAAAGATCTTCGGTCGTGTTTGTGTCCTTCGGGAGCGAGTACTTTTTGTCTAAGGAGGAAATACAAGAGATAGCTCATGGGTTGGAGCTTAGCCAAGTGAGTTTCATTTGGGTTATTAGGTTTCCCAAGGAAGAGAGAAGTACTAGCGTTGAAGAGGTTTTGCCAAAAGGGTTTGGGGAGAGGGTGGGAGAGAGAGGGGTGATAATGGAGGGTTGGGCCCCACAGGAAAAAATACTGAAGCATTCTAGTGTCGGTGGGTTTGTGAGTCACTGCGGATGGAGCTCGGTGTTGGAGAGCATCAAGTTTGGTGTTCCGATTATAGCCATGCCTATGCAACTTGACCAACCAGTAAACGCAAGACTGGTGGAGGAGGTCGGCGTTGGTGTGGAGGTTATAAGAACCGGCGAAGGAGGCAGTTTGCAACGGGAAGAGGTGGCGAAGGTGATCAGAGATGTGGTGGTGGAGAAGATTGGAGACTGTGTGAGAATAAGGGCTTTGGAATTGAGAGACAACATGAAGATGAAAGAGGATGAAGAGTTGGATTGGGTGGTGGAGGAGTTGATGCAACTTTGTACGAAGACGGAAGGGGAATCAGTTAGTACCTACTTTTAA